One genomic region from Rhizomicrobium palustre encodes:
- a CDS encoding hemolysin family protein, with product MSGASDPDPSSEKSPSLLKRLAHLLRGDDAAAQMRESLEEVIEESERQSPDLSAPERTMLANLLKFGELRVKDVMVPRADIVAVEEKTTLTELVELFREAQHSRLPVYRESLDDPIGLVHLKSVLELFESNGEDSFRLRERPIAQIKRDILFAPPSMPVVDLLLKMQTSHTHLALVIDEYGGTDGLVSIEDIIEEIVGDIADEHDEEAPHARPQPGGGFLADARIDLEDFRAETGIEFPLDEETEGEIDTLGGLVVSLLGRVPQRGEIVAHPNGAEFEVLEADPRRVKRLRIRPPANPAQA from the coding sequence ATGAGCGGCGCGTCTGACCCAGACCCATCATCGGAAAAATCGCCTTCTCTCTTGAAACGCTTGGCGCATCTGTTGCGCGGAGATGATGCGGCAGCGCAGATGCGCGAAAGCCTCGAAGAGGTGATCGAGGAAAGCGAGCGGCAATCGCCCGATCTGTCCGCGCCAGAGCGCACCATGCTCGCCAACCTGCTCAAATTCGGTGAGCTTCGGGTCAAAGATGTGATGGTGCCGCGCGCCGATATCGTGGCGGTGGAAGAAAAGACCACGCTTACCGAGCTTGTGGAGCTGTTTCGCGAAGCCCAGCATTCGCGCCTGCCGGTCTATCGCGAGAGTCTCGATGATCCCATCGGGCTTGTGCATTTGAAAAGCGTGCTTGAGCTCTTTGAGAGCAATGGCGAAGACAGTTTCCGCCTGCGCGAGCGGCCCATTGCCCAGATCAAGCGCGACATCCTCTTCGCGCCGCCCTCTATGCCGGTGGTGGACCTGCTCTTGAAGATGCAGACCTCCCACACCCATCTCGCCCTCGTCATCGATGAGTATGGCGGCACCGACGGCCTCGTCTCGATCGAAGACATCATCGAAGAAATCGTCGGTGACATCGCTGATGAGCATGATGAGGAAGCCCCGCATGCGCGCCCGCAGCCCGGCGGCGGGTTCCTGGCCGATGCCCGCATCGATCTGGAAGATTTCCGCGCCGAGACCGGCATCGAATTTCCGCTCGATGAAGAAACCGAAGGCGAGATCGATACTTTAGGCGGGCTGGTGGTGTCGCTTCTGGGCCGCGTGCCGCAACGGGGCGAGATTGTCGCCCATCCCAACGGCGCGGAGTTCGAGGTCTTGGAAGCTGACCCGCGCCGTGTCAAACGCCTCAGAATCCGCCCGCCAGCAAACCCGGCTCAAGCATGA
- the ybeY gene encoding rRNA maturation RNase YbeY has product MSITLVIEDARWRKLKGLTARVKRAVKAALAEAGAEEASELTLMLTTDKKVQKLNAQFRGKDKPTNVLSFPAGVEDYLGDIAIAYGVTAREAKESKKTLLDHTTHLTVHGVLHLLGYDHVTERQARKMEPMEVRILQTMKIANPYDAELYGTKK; this is encoded by the coding sequence TTGAGCATCACGCTCGTCATCGAAGATGCCCGCTGGCGCAAGCTCAAAGGGCTCACGGCGCGGGTCAAACGTGCAGTCAAGGCGGCGCTTGCGGAAGCTGGGGCTGAGGAGGCGAGCGAGCTTACCCTGATGCTGACGACCGACAAAAAGGTGCAGAAGCTGAACGCCCAATTTCGCGGCAAGGACAAGCCCACAAATGTGCTCTCCTTCCCGGCGGGGGTAGAGGACTATCTCGGCGATATCGCGATTGCCTATGGCGTCACCGCGCGTGAGGCTAAAGAGTCCAAGAAAACGCTGCTCGACCACACCACGCACTTAACTGTGCATGGCGTGTTGCATTTGCTTGGCTACGATCACGTCACCGAACGTCAGGCCCGCAAGATGGAACCGATGGAAGTGCGCATTTTACAGACCATGAAAATCGCCAATCCTTATGACGCCGAGCTTTATGGGACAAAGAAATGA
- a CDS encoding PhoH family protein — MNTKRLKLTLEFPNNALVSELSGPHGKHLARLEQKLGVKVDLRGNLMSIEGDGRDAASAVLRALYARLEAGEHISAAEIDSEIRFANETDDKVSAHTGSPMLRTWSGKNLRARSPAQAAYLDLMRTHPLVFGIGPAGTGKTYLAAAFGAHLLYERRVERLILSRPALEAGERLGFLPGDLKEKIDPYLRPLYDALMDVIGEPALKMMEQGIIEVAPLAFMRGRTLSRAFVILDEAQNTTAPQMKMFLTRLGEDSRMVVTGDASQSDLPGGRAEGLNQALSILKGVEGVAVAQFADKDVVRHALVTRIVTAYNAADRAANAKKHKSEHKPEEDED, encoded by the coding sequence TTGAATACGAAGCGCTTGAAGCTGACGTTGGAATTTCCCAACAACGCGCTTGTCTCGGAACTCTCCGGGCCACATGGAAAGCATTTGGCGCGGCTGGAGCAGAAGCTCGGCGTAAAGGTCGATCTGCGCGGCAATCTCATGTCGATCGAAGGCGATGGACGCGATGCGGCCTCCGCCGTGCTGCGCGCGCTGTATGCGCGGCTGGAAGCAGGCGAGCACATCTCCGCTGCCGAGATCGATTCCGAAATCCGTTTCGCCAATGAGACCGACGACAAGGTTTCAGCCCATACCGGCTCGCCCATGCTGCGCACCTGGTCGGGCAAGAATTTGCGCGCCCGCTCTCCGGCGCAAGCGGCCTATCTCGATTTGATGCGCACCCATCCTCTGGTGTTCGGCATTGGTCCTGCGGGCACCGGCAAAACCTATCTCGCCGCCGCTTTCGGCGCCCATCTTCTCTATGAGCGGCGTGTGGAGCGGTTGATCCTGTCGCGCCCGGCCTTGGAAGCGGGCGAGCGGCTCGGTTTTCTGCCCGGCGATCTGAAAGAGAAGATCGATCCCTATCTGCGTCCGCTTTATGACGCGCTGATGGATGTGATCGGCGAGCCAGCGCTCAAGATGATGGAGCAGGGCATTATCGAGGTCGCTCCCCTCGCCTTCATGCGCGGGCGTACCCTTTCCAGAGCCTTTGTCATTCTCGATGAGGCGCAGAACACCACCGCGCCGCAAATGAAGATGTTTCTCACCCGTTTGGGCGAGGATTCGCGCATGGTGGTGACGGGCGATGCCAGCCAGAGCGATTTGCCCGGCGGGCGCGCCGAAGGGCTCAATCAGGCGCTTTCCATTCTCAAAGGCGTGGAAGGTGTCGCGGTGGCACAATTTGCCGACAAAGATGTCGTACGCCATGCCCTCGTCACGCGCATCGTCACCGCTTATAATGCGGCGGATAGGGCGGCGAACGCCAAGAAGCATAAGTCTGAACATAAGCCTGAAGAGGACGAAGATTGA
- the miaB gene encoding tRNA (N6-isopentenyl adenosine(37)-C2)-methylthiotransferase MiaB: MKRLFIKTYGCQMNVYDSARMAELLAPIGYAPAETADEADMVILNTCHIREKAAEKVYSELGKLKQIKTAKAQEGTRMILAVAGCVAQAEGQEIISRQPAVDIVVGPQSYQRLPEMIAKISRGTGHELETDFPAEDKFDSLPAHKSAEGPTAFLTVQEGCDKFCTFCVVPYTRGAEFSRPVEQILAEAKGLCDSDVRELTLLGQNVNAFNGKGLDGEPWSLAKLLYALADVPGLDRLRYVTSHPRDMGEDLITAHKDLEMLMPYLHLPVQAGSDRILQAMNRGHTAADYLRLIDRIRAARPDMAMSGDFIVGFPGESDKDFEDTLALVKTVGYAQAYSFKYSPRPGTPAAALTTQVPEEVKDERLQRLQALLTAQQTDFNVAMVGRTVKVLFENPGRKEGQAIGRSPYLQPVFAEGAVGHIGKIVEVRIEEAMTNSLRGVLVHQAQSEKALAD, encoded by the coding sequence ATGAAACGGCTTTTCATTAAAACCTATGGTTGCCAGATGAATGTCTACGACTCCGCCCGTATGGCGGAGCTGTTGGCGCCCATCGGCTACGCCCCTGCCGAAACGGCGGATGAGGCGGATATGGTGATCCTCAACACCTGCCACATTCGCGAGAAGGCGGCGGAGAAGGTCTATTCCGAGCTTGGCAAGCTGAAGCAGATCAAGACGGCCAAGGCGCAAGAAGGCACCCGCATGATCCTCGCGGTGGCGGGCTGTGTCGCCCAAGCCGAAGGCCAGGAGATCATTTCGCGCCAGCCGGCGGTGGACATTGTGGTTGGGCCGCAAAGCTATCAGCGCCTGCCCGAGATGATCGCCAAGATCAGCCGCGGCACCGGCCATGAGCTGGAAACCGATTTTCCGGCGGAAGATAAATTCGACAGCCTGCCCGCGCATAAGAGCGCGGAAGGCCCCACCGCGTTTCTGACCGTTCAGGAAGGCTGCGATAAGTTCTGCACCTTCTGCGTCGTCCCCTATACGCGTGGCGCCGAATTCTCCCGTCCGGTGGAACAGATTTTGGCCGAAGCCAAAGGGCTTTGCGACAGCGATGTGCGCGAGCTCACCCTGCTCGGCCAGAACGTCAATGCCTTCAACGGCAAGGGCCTTGATGGCGAGCCCTGGTCGCTGGCGAAGCTTCTCTATGCCCTCGCCGATGTGCCGGGGCTGGATCGCCTGCGCTATGTGACGAGCCATCCGCGCGATATGGGTGAGGATCTCATCACCGCGCATAAGGATCTTGAGATGCTGATGCCGTATCTGCATCTGCCGGTGCAGGCGGGCTCCGATCGCATTCTTCAGGCTATGAATCGCGGTCATACTGCCGCCGATTACTTGCGCCTCATCGATCGCATCCGCGCTGCGCGTCCCGATATGGCGATGTCGGGCGATTTCATCGTCGGCTTCCCGGGCGAGAGCGACAAGGATTTCGAGGATACGCTGGCCCTGGTCAAAACCGTTGGCTACGCCCAGGCCTATTCCTTCAAATACTCCCCGCGCCCCGGCACGCCCGCCGCCGCGCTGACCACGCAAGTGCCTGAAGAGGTGAAGGACGAAAGGCTGCAGCGTTTGCAGGCTTTGCTCACCGCGCAGCAGACGGATTTCAATGTCGCCATGGTCGGGCGCACTGTGAAGGTGCTGTTCGAAAACCCGGGCCGCAAGGAAGGTCAGGCGATCGGCCGTTCGCCCTATCTGCAGCCGGTCTTTGCGGAAGGCGCGGTCGGCCATATCGGCAAGATCGTCGAGGTGCGCATCGAAGAGGCGATGACAAACAGCCTGAGGGGCGTTCTTGTGCATCAGGCCCAATCGGAAAAGGCTCTCGCGGATTGA
- a CDS encoding lysophospholipid acyltransferase family protein, which yields MLFLGLTLLSAPIQWLAIKLRLPLQRTYPHAYHRFLCRLFGIKIHVRGEPVRGQGVLIVANHTSYFDILVMSATLPVSFVAKSEVSSWPLFGLMSKLQRSVFVDRSKRAEAVKSAEQIRQRLKDGDTLVLFPEGTTSDGNHVLPFKSALMGSVESDIGRDGHVEYVPVQPVSISYVGYYGIPLGRENRPFFAWYGDMELVEHVLEAFKTGPLDVVVEFHKPLRVSPECGRKQLAAQAESTIREGQIKALRGEWGMVQPLVQAAE from the coding sequence GTGTTGTTTTTGGGCCTGACGCTCCTCAGCGCGCCCATCCAGTGGCTCGCGATTAAGTTGAGGTTGCCGCTTCAGCGCACCTATCCGCATGCCTATCATCGCTTCTTGTGCCGCCTCTTTGGTATCAAGATTCATGTGCGTGGCGAGCCGGTGCGCGGCCAAGGCGTTCTCATCGTCGCCAATCACACCAGCTATTTCGATATCCTGGTGATGAGCGCGACGCTGCCCGTCTCTTTCGTGGCCAAATCGGAAGTATCGAGCTGGCCGCTCTTCGGGCTAATGTCCAAGCTGCAGCGCTCGGTTTTTGTCGACCGTTCCAAGCGCGCCGAGGCGGTCAAATCGGCCGAACAGATCCGCCAGCGCCTGAAAGACGGCGATACGCTGGTGCTTTTCCCGGAAGGCACCACCAGCGACGGCAATCACGTCCTGCCTTTCAAGAGCGCGCTGATGGGTTCGGTGGAATCCGATATCGGCAGGGACGGCCATGTCGAATATGTGCCGGTGCAGCCGGTCTCGATCAGCTATGTCGGCTATTACGGCATTCCCTTGGGGCGGGAAAACCGGCCTTTCTTTGCCTGGTATGGCGATATGGAGCTGGTGGAGCATGTGCTGGAGGCGTTCAAGACCGGCCCCCTGGATGTGGTGGTGGAGTTCCACAAACCCCTGCGGGTAAGCCCGGAATGTGGCCGCAAGCAATTGGCAGCGCAGGCCGAAAGCACCATCCGTGAGGGCCAGATTAAAGCCCTGCGCGGCGAATGGGGGATGGTCCAGCCACTGGTTCAGGCCGCAGAATAG
- a CDS encoding Fur family transcriptional regulator: MTRIEKLCVDKGLRMTEQRRIIARVLSDAADHPDAEELYRRASALDPHISIATVYRTVKLFEDAGILERHDFRDGRSRYEEMPESHHDHLIDVQSGSVIEFRNEEIEKLQRRIAEELGFELVDHRLELYGVPKKPR; this comes from the coding sequence ATGACGCGGATCGAAAAACTCTGCGTTGATAAGGGGCTGCGAATGACAGAGCAGCGCCGCATCATCGCGCGGGTGCTCTCGGATGCCGCCGACCATCCTGACGCGGAAGAGCTCTACCGGCGCGCTTCAGCGCTGGATCCGCATATCTCGATCGCCACCGTGTACCGCACGGTTAAGCTGTTCGAGGATGCGGGTATTCTGGAGCGGCATGATTTCCGTGATGGACGCTCGCGCTACGAGGAGATGCCGGAATCGCACCACGACCATCTGATCGACGTACAGTCGGGCAGCGTGATCGAATTCCGCAATGAAGAAATCGAGAAGTTGCAGCGCCGTATCGCGGAAGAGCTGGGTTTCGAGTTGGTGGATCACCGCCTCGAACTCTATGGCGTCCCCAAGAAGCCTCGCTGA
- a CDS encoding GNAT family N-acetyltransferase gives MITTDTALLSRLHAQCFEEVWSEKSFADLLAVPGTFALIDEAAAGFLLLQVVADQSEVLTLGVTPAARRRGIACELLAKALELAQEKGASHMLLEVESLNFQAIGLYRKYGFLEVGRRKAYYRHADGRTGDALMMRVEIHALRVGNRLQLG, from the coding sequence CTTGCACGCGCAATGTTTCGAAGAGGTATGGAGCGAAAAAAGCTTCGCCGACCTCTTAGCCGTGCCGGGCACCTTCGCGCTGATCGACGAAGCGGCGGCAGGATTCCTTCTTTTACAAGTGGTTGCGGATCAATCAGAGGTGTTGACCCTCGGAGTCACCCCTGCGGCGCGGCGACGCGGGATCGCCTGCGAGTTGCTTGCAAAGGCGTTGGAATTGGCTCAAGAAAAAGGCGCGTCCCATATGCTTCTAGAGGTTGAAAGCTTGAACTTTCAAGCAATTGGCCTCTACCGGAAGTATGGGTTCCTGGAAGTTGGGCGACGCAAAGCATACTACCGGCACGCCGATGGGCGTACTGGAGATGCCCTTATGATGCGTGTGGAAATTCACGCTCTCCGGGTGGGCAATCGCCTGCAACTTGGTTAG